The Pseudomonadota bacterium genomic sequence TGCCGAAGAAAAGGGATGGAGGCATTACTATGGGCATTCTGGTAACCGGGGCTGCCGGATTTATCGGTTTTCATTACAGTAAAAAATTGCTGGATGCCGGGTACCGGGTGGTGGGCCTGGATAATCTTAATCCCTATTATGATGTCCACTTGAAGCATGACCGCCTGGAAATTCTGAAAGGTTATGACCGCTTTGAATTTGCCGATCTTGACCTGGCTGATCAGGACGGCATGGCGGAGCTTTTTGACCGCCATGATTTTTCCCGGGTAGTGAACCTGGCAGCCCAGGCCGGGGTTCGCTACAGCCTGGAAAATCCCCGATCCTACGTGGACAGCAACCTGGTTGGTTTCCTCAATATCCTTGAAGGTTGCCGACACCATAAGATCGAACATCTCATCTATGCTTCCTCCAGTTCGGTGTACGGTCTTAATACCCTGATGCCCTTTTCCGTCCACCATAATGTCGATCATCCCGTCAGTCTCTATGCTGCCAGCAAGAAAGCCAACGAGCTGATGGCCCATACCTACAGTCATCTCTATGGTCTGCCCACC encodes the following:
- a CDS encoding NAD-dependent epimerase, which gives rise to MGILVTGAAGFIGFHYSKKLLDAGYRVVGLDNLNPYYDVHLKHDRLEILKGYDRFEFADLDLADQDGMAELFDRHDFSRVVNLAAQAGVRYSLENPRSYVDSNLVGFLNILEGCRHHKIEHLIYASSSSVYGLNTLMPFSVHHNVDHPVSLYAASKKANELMAHTYSHLYGLPTTGLRFFTVYGPWGRPDMALFLFTRAILEGEPIKVFNYGKMQRDFTYVDDIVEGMFRLLDHLPEPDPHWRGDDPDPGTSPAPYRIYNIGNNNPVQLMDFIGAIETALGRKAEKEMLPIQPGDVPATYADVDALQQAVGFRPSTPLKTGVERFIAWYREYYQK